A region from the Streptomyces tsukubensis genome encodes:
- a CDS encoding ADP-ribosylglycohydrolase family protein, whose translation MTILGTTQAGPHRIRIRQAATGSLIGLALGDALGFPTEFNDVPQILAKCGPWREMRLPRPAYVTDDTQMALAVARALRAAMDRGALDAARFVPPLRAEFVSWYHSPDNNRAPGRTCLDACRRLDDPGLPWQHAGAVDSKGCGANMRVTPVGLAPGLSAEQRAGAAQLQAALTHAHPTALAAADLTAHAVHLLARGAEPLGLVGMLRSYAYENRARYHDRWLGDLWQRADDRTPQAYIARGWDECQEILRRLAGVLPTAAPADDPCLTTGDGWIAEEALATALQCFLLFPDEPLTALRRAACTRGDSDSIAALTGAFAGAHLGAAAWPSAWADHVEHRGDLMTLGALWDG comes from the coding sequence ATGACCATCCTCGGGACCACCCAGGCAGGCCCGCACCGGATCCGTATCCGGCAGGCCGCCACCGGCTCGCTGATCGGACTCGCCCTCGGGGACGCCCTCGGCTTCCCCACCGAGTTCAACGACGTGCCGCAGATCCTCGCCAAATGCGGCCCCTGGCGCGAGATGCGCCTGCCCCGCCCGGCGTACGTCACCGACGACACCCAGATGGCCCTCGCCGTCGCCCGCGCCCTGCGTGCCGCCATGGACCGCGGCGCCCTCGACGCCGCCCGCTTCGTCCCGCCGCTGCGCGCCGAGTTCGTCTCCTGGTACCACTCCCCGGACAACAACCGCGCCCCCGGCCGCACCTGCCTGGACGCCTGCCGCCGCCTCGACGACCCCGGACTGCCCTGGCAGCACGCCGGAGCCGTCGACTCCAAGGGCTGCGGCGCCAATATGCGGGTCACGCCCGTCGGACTCGCCCCCGGTCTCAGCGCCGAGCAGCGCGCGGGCGCCGCCCAGCTCCAGGCCGCCCTCACCCACGCCCACCCCACCGCGCTGGCCGCCGCCGACCTCACCGCCCACGCCGTCCACCTCCTCGCCCGCGGCGCCGAACCCCTGGGCCTCGTCGGCATGCTCCGCTCGTACGCCTACGAGAACCGCGCCCGCTACCACGACCGCTGGCTGGGCGATCTCTGGCAGCGCGCCGACGACCGCACGCCCCAGGCCTATATCGCCCGCGGCTGGGACGAGTGCCAGGAGATCCTGCGGCGGCTCGCCGGCGTCCTGCCCACGGCCGCCCCGGCGGACGACCCCTGCCTGACCACCGGCGACGGCTGGATCGCCGAAGAGGCACTCGCCACCGCCCTCCAGTGCTTCCTGCTCTTCCCCGACGAGCCCCTCACCGCCCTGCGCCGCGCCGCCTGCACCCGCGGCGACTCCGACTCCATCGCCGCCCTCACCGGCGCCTTCGCGGGCGCCCATCTCGGCGCCGCCGCCTGGCCCAGCGCCTGGGCCGACCATGTCGAACACCGCGGCGACCTGATGACCCTGGGGGCGCTCTGGGACGGCTGA
- a CDS encoding NUDIX hydrolase: MPPAPEAAAYDPYAFPPFAVTVDLAVFTVRDAQLNVLLVERGEDPYRGDWALPGGFVRPGESAGQAARRELAEETGLSHGTVHGLHLEQLRTYSEPDRDPRMRVVSVAYTALLPDLPEPRGGGDAAVARWTPRADTGPLAFDHDRILADAVDRIRAKFEYTGLATSFCPAAFTLGELQQVYETVWGVPLDRPNFRRKVLATPGFVEPAEGPPRRTGGRGKPAALYRAGTAAALHPPLLRPEGRQP; encoded by the coding sequence ATGCCCCCCGCGCCCGAAGCCGCCGCCTACGACCCGTACGCCTTCCCGCCCTTCGCGGTCACCGTCGACCTGGCCGTCTTCACCGTCCGCGACGCACAGTTGAACGTCCTGCTCGTGGAGCGCGGCGAGGACCCCTACCGCGGCGACTGGGCCCTGCCCGGAGGCTTCGTCCGGCCCGGGGAATCCGCCGGACAGGCCGCCCGGCGGGAGCTGGCCGAGGAGACCGGGCTCTCCCACGGGACCGTCCACGGCCTCCACCTCGAACAGCTCCGCACCTACAGCGAACCGGACCGGGACCCGAGGATGCGGGTCGTCTCCGTCGCGTACACCGCGCTCCTGCCCGATCTGCCCGAACCGCGCGGCGGCGGCGACGCGGCCGTCGCCCGCTGGACGCCCCGCGCGGACACCGGCCCGCTCGCCTTCGACCACGACCGGATCCTCGCCGACGCCGTCGACCGGATCCGCGCCAAATTCGAGTACACCGGGCTCGCCACCAGCTTCTGCCCCGCCGCCTTCACCCTCGGGGAGCTCCAGCAGGTCTACGAGACCGTCTGGGGCGTCCCGCTCGACCGGCCCAACTTCCGGCGCAAGGTCCTCGCCACCCCCGGCTTCGTGGAGCCGGCCGAGGGCCCTCCGCGCCGTACCGGCGGCCGGGGCAAACCCGCCGCCCTCTACCGCGCGGGCACCGCCGCGGCCCTCCACCCACCCCTCCTGCGCCCGGAAGGACGCCAGCCATGA
- a CDS encoding pseudouridine synthase — translation MRSSGSGRNSSGNSGGRGNHRGAGNSRDDRQKRAGKPRPEERRYDVGGSGGGAGAGEGPKKGRGGTARGGAKGGPRQSPKQDPRGGRGAPARSREYDARTEERNRERYANKPEVRTPKTFPGAEQEGERLQKVLARAGMGSRRACEELIDQARVEVNGKIVVEQGLRVDPQKDEIKVDGLTVATQSYLFFALNKPAGVVSTMEDPDGRQCLGDYVTNRETRLFHVGRLDTETEGIILLTNHGELAHRLTHPRYGVKKTYLAAIQGPLPRDLGKRLKDGIPLEDGYARADHFRVVENTGKNYLVEVTLHEGRKHIVRRMLAEAGFPVDKLVRTAFGPIALGDQKSGWLRRLTNTEVGMLMNEVGL, via the coding sequence ATGCGAAGCAGCGGCAGCGGCAGGAACAGCAGCGGTAACAGCGGCGGACGCGGTAACCACCGCGGCGCGGGCAACAGCCGCGACGACAGGCAGAAGCGCGCGGGCAAGCCCCGTCCCGAAGAGCGCCGCTACGACGTCGGCGGTTCCGGTGGCGGTGCCGGAGCGGGCGAGGGGCCGAAGAAGGGCCGCGGCGGCACGGCGCGCGGCGGCGCCAAGGGCGGCCCCCGGCAGTCCCCGAAGCAGGACCCCCGCGGCGGCCGCGGCGCGCCCGCCCGTTCGCGCGAGTACGACGCCAGGACCGAGGAGCGCAACCGCGAGCGGTACGCGAACAAGCCCGAGGTCCGCACCCCCAAGACGTTCCCCGGCGCCGAGCAGGAGGGCGAGCGGCTGCAGAAGGTGCTGGCCCGTGCCGGAATGGGTTCGCGGCGGGCCTGCGAAGAGCTGATCGACCAGGCCAGGGTCGAGGTCAACGGGAAGATCGTCGTCGAGCAGGGGCTCCGCGTCGATCCGCAGAAGGACGAGATCAAGGTCGACGGTCTGACCGTGGCCACCCAGTCGTACCTCTTCTTCGCGCTGAACAAGCCCGCCGGTGTGGTCTCCACCATGGAGGACCCGGACGGCCGCCAGTGCCTCGGCGACTACGTCACCAACCGGGAGACCCGGCTCTTCCACGTCGGCCGGCTGGACACCGAGACCGAGGGCATCATCCTGCTCACCAACCACGGCGAGCTGGCCCACCGTCTCACCCACCCCCGCTACGGCGTGAAGAAGACCTATCTGGCCGCCATCCAGGGTCCGCTCCCGCGCGATCTGGGCAAGCGGCTCAAGGACGGCATCCCGCTGGAGGACGGCTACGCCCGCGCCGACCACTTCCGGGTCGTGGAGAACACCGGCAAGAACTACCTCGTCGAGGTCACCCTGCACGAGGGGCGCAAGCACATCGTCCGCAGGATGCTCGCCGAGGCGGGCTTCCCGGTCGACAAGCTGGTCCGTACGGCCTTCGGCCCGATCGCGCTGGGCGACCAGAAGTCCGGCTGGCTGCGGCGGCTGACCAACACGGAGGTCGGCATGCTGATGAACGAGGTGGGTCTGTAG